From the genome of Bacteroidia bacterium:
ATGCTGCTCAACCAAGAGAACAAGAACATAGTAGAGAAGGAGGAAGATAATAAATCTCTTTGTTTCTACCTTTATAAAAAACACGTTTGAAAAAATATTTTTTCAAACGTGTTTTTTATAAATTAGTTTTTGTGAAACAGATAATTTGCAGTTTGCCTTTTAGCGAGATGTATTTAAAAAAGTTCCCGCAACTACTGTTGGATATAAAACGTTGTAGGATTTAATTTCGGCATTCACTTTTTTGTAAATTAAATTTCTGTTGAGTTGGCTTAATTCCGTGCAACCTGCTGCTGCAAACAATTCCAGAAAATCGTTCATGGTTTGTTCCTGGTAATTTTTAACACGTTCCCATTTATCGGAAACTACTAATCCACGCATTAAACCAGGTTGGTTGGTAGTAACTCCTGTAGGACATTTATTGGTATCGCAACGCAAGGACTGAATACATCCCAGCGCCAGCATCATTCCACGTGCCGAATTACACACATCTGCACCGATGCACAAAGCTTTGAAAATATCAAAAGCAGTAAAAATTTTTGTTGCTGTCAAAATTTTAATGTCTTTTTTTAAATCGAACCCATTCAAAGTATCTACTACAAAAATCAGTGCATTTTCCCAAGGCATTCCAACGTAATTGGAAAAATCAATTGGTGCAGCGCCTGTGCCACCTTCGGCGCCATCCACGGTTATAAAATCAGGTTTTATTCCCGTTTCTACCATTTGTCGGCAAATTTCTATGAACTCATCTTTGCTTCCGATAGCGAGTTTAAAACCGATTGGTTTTCCATTGGATAATTCACGTAACTGTTTTACAAAATATAATAAACCACGCGCATCATTAAAAGCGCTGTGTCCGGGAGGCGACAAAACTGTTGTAAAAGGTTGAACGCCTCGTATTTTTGCAATTTCTTCGTTGTTTTTTGCAGCTGGCAACACACCACCGTGTCCGGGTTTGGCGCCCTGCGAAATTTTTATTTCAATCATTTTTACCGTAGGAATAGCCGCTTTCTCTTTCAGTTTTTCAGGAGAAAAACGACCGTCTTCTGTTCGGCAACCAAAATATCCTGTTCCAACTTCGTATACTAAATCACCTCCCTGAAGATGGTAATCAGAAATTCCTCCTTCGCCGGTATCATGAAAAAAATTACCCGCTTTTGCACCCAGATTAAGTGCCATCACCGCATTTTTGCTCAATGCACC
Proteins encoded in this window:
- a CDS encoding FMN-binding glutamate synthase family protein, with translation MRTAIRFTFAILAIIILIVFTILRPLYGFSTLAILLFGIGIYDTFQKKHTILRNFPVLGRMRYLLELIGPEIHQYFVESNTDGKPIDRNHRAYIYERAKLQNETHPYGTELDVNEENFKWMQHSIYPAAELKEHPRTIVGGPDCTQKYSASLFNISAMSFGALSKNAVMALNLGAKAGNFFHDTGEGGISDYHLQGGDLVYEVGTGYFGCRTEDGRFSPEKLKEKAAIPTVKMIEIKISQGAKPGHGGVLPAAKNNEEIAKIRGVQPFTTVLSPPGHSAFNDARGLLYFVKQLRELSNGKPIGFKLAIGSKDEFIEICRQMVETGIKPDFITVDGAEGGTGAAPIDFSNYVGMPWENALIFVVDTLNGFDLKKDIKILTATKIFTAFDIFKALCIGADVCNSARGMMLALGCIQSLRCDTNKCPTGVTTNQPGLMRGLVVSDKWERVKNYQEQTMNDFLELFAAAGCTELSQLNRNLIYKKVNAEIKSYNVLYPTVVAGTFLNTSR